The following coding sequences lie in one Benincasa hispida cultivar B227 chromosome 6, ASM972705v1, whole genome shotgun sequence genomic window:
- the LOC120080256 gene encoding UPF0481 protein At3g47200-like: MEMSEIEKQEANDITHSRVGEISEADQRLCGNVVICIEKMLEQLPQVNAKCSIYRISKELCEVNRKAYTPQLISIGPIHCGTHKDLIANEPYKLQGFINFLRRINNNKIESMEDLLKTGAVNILVEKAHHWVKKARNCYATPTNMMDIDEFVMMMLVDACFVVEFLILKFDCDHPDCKFFQIQDNVDISFYQGIDLHILYDLIKLENQVPFFLLRNLFNLIPKHDVPMIIFSFGDLTHKALKFRLVRKYEIDLYKEPKHLVDLLSFYFVPLPLDDMQNKHHGFKNGEEHRWIPPSITELCEAGVTIKKAENAKYVTNITFKNGVLEIPPLHIYDEFELMLRNMVAFEQISAGKKNKYVIQYVLFMDDLISTEKDVRLLVEAGVIINQIGGSDKEVSDLFNNLCKFITAPRSSHFDPIIKDLCDHCNGRWNKAKASLKHNYFNTPWAFISLFAASLLILLTILQTIFSAISAFPSA; the protein is encoded by the coding sequence ATGGAAATGAGTGAGATTGAAAAGCAAGAAGCAAACGACATAACTCACAGTAGAGTGGGAGAAATTAGTGAGGCTGATCAAAGGCTTTGCGGTAATGTTGTGATATGTATTGAAAAAATGTTGGAACAACTACCTCAAGTTAATGCAAAATGCAGCATCTATCGAATTTCCAAAGAGCTATGCGAGGTTAATCGTAAAGCCTATACCCCTCAACTCATTTCTATCGGCCCTATTCACTGTGGTACTCATAAAGATTTGATCGCCAATGAACCATATAAGCTTCAAGGTTTTATTAACTTCCTACGTCGTATCAACAACAACAAGATTGAATCAATGGAGGACCTCTTAAAAACTGGAGCAGTGAATATCCTTGTGGAAAAAGCTCATCATTGGGTGAAAAAAGCTCGCAATTGCTATGCAACTCCCACAAACATGATGGATATTGATGAGTTTGTTATGATGATGCTTGTGGATGCTTGTTTCGTAGTGGAGTTTCTGATACTAAAATTTGACTGCGACCATCCAGATTGTAAGTTCTTTCAAATTCAAGACAACGTAGATATTTCATTCTACCAAGGAATAGACTTGCATATactttatgatttgataaagctggaaaatcaagttcctttctttcttcttcggAATTTGTTTAACCTGATACCAAAACATGATGTCCCCATGATAATCTTCTCCTTTGGAGATCTTACACACAAGGCTCTTAAGTTTCGGTTGGTGCGTAAATATGAGATTGATTTGTATAAAGAACCAAAGCATTTGGTTGATCTCTTAAGTTTCTATTTTGTCCCTTTGCCCCTTGATGATATGCAAAACAAGCATCATGGATTCAAAAATGGCGAGGAACATAGATGGATTCCTCCATCGATAACTGAGCTTTGCGAGGCTGGTGTCACCATCAAGAAGGCCGAAAACGCCAAATATGTAACCAACATAACCTTCAAAAATGGGGTTTTGGAAATCCCACCTTTACATATTTACGATGAATTTGAACTTATGTTACGAAACATGGTAGCATTTGAGCAAATCTCCGCAGGAAAGAAGAACAAGTATGTAATCCAATATGTGTTATTTATGGATGATTTGATAAGTACAGAGAAAGATGTGCGTTTACTTGTGGAGGCCGGAGTCATAATCAACCAGATTGGCGGTAGTGATAAAGAAGTTTCAGATCTATTTAACAATCTCTGTAAATTTATCACAGCCCCGAGATCTTCTCACTTCGACCCTATCATCAAAGATTTATGTGATCATTGCAATGGAAGGTGGAACAAGGCGAAAGCTTCACTAAAACATAACTATTTCAATACGCCATGGGCCTTTATCTCCCTTTTTGCTGCGTCCTTACTCATTCTTCTCACCATTCTTCAAACCATTTTCTCTGCTATCTCAGCATTTCCTAGCGCCTAA